CTCAAGGACATCGTGGTCGAGGTCCGCGGCAAGGCAGGCCGGGCGATCGAAGAGGTCTCGGGCAAGGTCGGCGACAAGGTCGACGACCAGGTGACCGCCGCGCTGGCTCGCCTCGGCGTGCCGAGCAAGGACGAGATCGCCACCCTCACCGCGCGGGTCGAAGAGCTGACGACGCTGGTCGAGAAGCTCAAGGCCCCGAAGGCCACCAAGTCCACGACCCGCGGCTGAGCGAACCTGCCGCATGGTCGAGCAGCCGACGCGCGAGAGCGGGGTCGCCCATCCGGGCATCGGCCTCGCTCTCGCCGGGGGAGGGCCGGAGGGCGCCATCTACGAGATCGGCGCCCTCCGCGCTCTCGAGGAAGGAATCGAGGGGCTCGACCTCAACGGTCTCGGCGTCTACGTCGGGGTCAGCGCCGGAGCCTTCATCGCCGCGAACCTGGCCAACCGGCTGACCCCGGCGCAGATGTGCCGGGCGATCGTCAAGCACGAACCGGGCGAGCATCCGTTCGTCCCGGAGACGTTCTTCACACCCGCCTTCGGCGAATACCTGCGCGGCGGGCTCGCGGTTCCGCGTCTGCTGCTCGAGTCGGTCACCGACTTCCTCGCCCACCCGGGGGACCGCACGCTGCTCGATTCGATGACGCGCCTCTCGCGGGCGCTGCCGATCGGTCTCTTCGACAACGAGCCCATCCGCCAGTATCTGCAGAAGATCTATGCGATGAAGGGTCGCACCGACGACTTCCGCCGTCTCGCCCAGCGACTGGTGGTGGTGGCGGCCGACCTCGACTCCGGCTCGGCGGTGCGCTTCGGCGAAGCCGACCAGGACGACGTCCCGATCTCGCGCGCGGTGCAGGCGTCGACGGCGCTGCCCGGGCTCTATCCGCCGGTCGAGATCGGCGGGCGGCACTACGTCGACGGCGTGCTGCTGAAGACCCTGCACGCCTCGGTGGCGCTGGAGGCCGGGGTCGACCTCCTGCTCTGCGTCAACCCGATCGTGCCGGTCAACACCGACGGGGTGATCACCACCGGCCTGATGGGGAGCGATCAGCTCGTCTCGCGCGGATTGCCGACGGTGCTCTCGCAGACCTTCCGGACATTGATCCACTCGCGGATGCGGGTCGGCATGGCGACCTACGCGCAGCGCTATGCGCAGGCCGACGTCGTGCTGATCGAGCCGGCGCAGGACGACTACCTGATGTTCTTCACCAACGTCTTCTCCTTCTCGGCGCGCCAGCAGGTGGCGAACCACGCCTACCAGGCGACGCGTCGCGAGCTCTCGCGGCGGCGCGACGAGCTCACTCCGGTGCTGGCCCGGCACGGGCTGCGACTGCGCGAGGAATGGCTCGCCGAGCCGTCCCGGGACCTGTGGCGCGGTGTCGGGCTGGTGAGCGCCGAGGGTCGCGAGCCGAGCCCGCTCGGCGGGCGTCTCGGCGAAGCCCTCGATCGTCTCGAGCGACTGGTGCGCCGGCGTCGGGAGGCGCAGGAGAGCGAAGGCGGGGACGAAGCGGACCGTCGCCCGGTCGGCGCCGAGCTCGAAGTGTCGAGCTGACGGCTGCCGCCCGGGCGACGTCTCACCCCGGCTCAGCGATTGCGACCGTACTTCTCGTGGCTCGACACCCAGTCGAGCGAGGAGATGGCCGCGGCGAGCGAGATCTCGCCGGCAAGCGCCACCGCGGCGATGATCTCGGCGAGCTTCTTGACCTTGCCCCTGCCGTAGCAGCCCAACATCTCGAGGCACTCGCGCTGGGTCGGCAGCGCGGTGCCGCCACCGTAGCTGGCGACGATCAGCGACGGGATGGTGATCGAGATGTAGAGATCGCCCTGGCGCGTGAGCTCGGTGTAGACGATCGCTGCCGACGACTCCGCGACGTTGGCCACGTCCTGCCCGGTGGCGATGAACATCGCAGTGATGCCGTTGGGCGAATGACAGCCGTTGTTGTTGGCTCCCGAGAGCATCGCGCCGACGTTGGCCACCTGGGCGTGGTAGGCGAGGGATTCGGGCTCGACCCGCATGTTCTGCACCAGGACGTCACGCGGAATCGTCGCCTCGGCGGTCACCCGCTTGCCGCGCGTCCGCATGATGTTGATCTGCGACGCCTTCTTGTCGGTGGCCAGGTTCGACTCGAGATAGAAGCGGCGCACGAACTCCTTGGGCCACGGCTGCTCGAGGATCCAGCTGCAAGCGGCGAAGGTGGCGCGTCCGACCATGTTCTGGCCGGCCGCGTCGCCGGTCGCGAAGTTGAAGCGCAGGTAGGAGAACTTCGAGACGAGGTAGGTGTCGATGTAGAGCAGCTTGGCGATCGACGAAGAGGCCTCCGCGGCCTCGCGGATCGCCGCCATGTTCTCGTCGATCCAGTCGAGGAAGGAGCGTGCCTCGCGCGCCGAGTCGAAGACGAAGACGGGCGCTCGCTGCATGCAGTCGGCCTGGACGGTGGTGGTGACACCACCCGAGAGGTTGAGGACCTTGATGCCGCGGTTGTAGGAGGCGACGAGGGTCCCCTCGGCGGTCGCCAACGGCACGAGGAACTCGCCCTGGGCGAACTCGCCGTTGACCTTGACCGGTCCGGCGAGGCCGATCGGCACTTGCGCTACCCCGGTGAAGTTCTCGATGTTGCCCTGGGTGCTGCTCGGGGCGAAGCTGAAATGCGGCAGGTGGCGGAGCTCGATCCCGGCGAACTGTTCGGCGAACTGCTGGCGCGCGCGGACGATCTCCGGCGAGTAGTTGTTCTCCTTGTCGAGCGGCACCGCGACCCGCCGGACGACCTCCTCGGCGATCGCGTCGTTGACCTTGAAGTCGAGGTCGCCGAACGGGGTCGCCTTCACCGCGATGGCGATCTCGTGGTTGCCCTTGTCGAGCGGTCCGATTCCGGCCAGGGCGACGTAGATCACTTGGCGCAGTGCGAAGGCGAGGGGCTTGCCCTCCCCGAGGGTGGAGGCCGCCACGCGCTCGCCGCTCGTCAGCTCGAAGTGGATGCGGTCGACGGGCACTTCCTGGCCGTCGATGGCGATCCGCTTGACCCCCACCAGCGCCGCATCGCTCAAACGGTTCTTCACCGCGAAGCGGACGCCGGCGGCGGTGTTCTCCAGGCTGCCGAAGGTGTACAGCTGTTTGAGGATGAGCGACGGGATCTTGAGCAACACGAGGCCTCCTTGGACGCGACCGGCGGGAATTGGCGGGCAAGCTTAGCGCAGGTCCGGGTCGGGGCCCGCCGCTCGCTGCGGTGCTAGCATTCGCGATGAATTGCCGCGGAGCGACGATGCCGAATCTCGTGGTGGTAGGTCTGCAGTGGGGGGACGAAGGCAAGGGGAAGGTCGTCGACCTTCTCTGCCCGGCGTTCGATGCGGTGGTCCGCTACCAGGGCGGGCACAACGCCGGACACACGGTGAAGTTCGGGGATCGGCACTTCTCGCTGCAGCTGATCCCGTCCGGAATCTGCCATCCCGGCGTCCAGTGCGTTCTCGGCAACGGGATGGTCGTGGCTCCCGACGCGCTCTTTCTCGAGCTCGCCAAATTGCACGATGCCGGGGTGGAGACGGCCGGGCGACTGCACGTCTCGAGCCGGGCGCACGCCATCCTGCCGAGTCACGCCCGGCTCGACCAGGCCCGCGAGCGCCAGGCGGGCGGAGGAAAGATCGGCACGACGGCGCGCGGAATCGGACCGGCGTACGAAACGAAGGTGTCCCGCGCCGGAGTACGGCTCGGTGAGCTCGCCGACCCCGATCTCGAGGCTCGGCTGCGCTCGCAGCTCGCCCGGGTCGACGTCGAGCTCCAATCGCTCGGCGACGAGCCCTCCGTGGGTCCGAACCGGCTCGCCGACCTCTGCCGCGAATGGGCGGCGCGCCTGGCGCCGTTGCTCTGCGACACCTCGTCGCTGCTGCTCGGTTGGATCGAGGAGGGCAAGAGCCTGCTCTTCGAAGGGGCGCAAGGGGCGCTGCTCGACGTCGACCACGGAACCTACCCGTTCGTCACCAGCTCTTCGGCGACGTCGGGGGGAGCCGCGACCGGAACCGGCGTGCCGCCGACGGCTCTCGATGGCGTGCTGGGCGTCGTGAAGGCATACACCACCCGGGTGGGCGGCGGACCGTTCGTCGGCGAGTTGCAGGGAGACGAGGGCGAGTTCCTGCGCAGTCGCGGCAACGAGTACGGGACGGTCACCGGCCGTCCGCGGCGCTGCGGCTGGTTCGACGCGGTGGCGGCGCGCTACTCGCGCCGGATCAACGGGGCCGGCGCGGTGGCGCTCACCAAGCTCGACGTGCTCGACCGTTTCGAACAGATCCCGATCTGCGTCGGCTATCGCCATCGCGGGGAGGTCCTTCGCGAGTTCCCGGCGAGTCTGCGGGTCCAGGAAGAGGCGGTTCCGGTCTATCGGGTCGTCCGCGGCTGGCAGCAGGAGACGGTCGGTCTTCGCGAGTGGGGCGATCTGCCGGTTGCGGCGCGCGACTACGTCGCGATCCTCGAGGAGGAGCTGGGTTGTCCGGCGGCCCTCGTGTCGACCGGCCCGCGTCGGGAAGAGACGATCCTGCGCGACGATCCGGCTCTCGACCGGTTGATCGGTGCCGGTCGTTTGGCGGTTCTCGCGGCCCGCGGCTGACCGGGATGCGGCAACGGCTCGGAGTCCGGCGCGTGATTCGTTATACTCCCGCGTCCGGGGCCCTTAGCTCAGCCGGTAGAGCTGCTGGCTTTTAACCAGTAGGTCGGGGGTTCGAGTCCCTCAGGGCCCACCAGGACGGCAGGAGTGCCGCCCCCATCGTCTAGCCAGGTCAGGACACCGCCCTTTCAAGGCGGCGACGCGGGTTCGAATCCCGCTGGGGGTACCAGGTCGATTCGGCAGCAGGTCGAGTCGACCGCTCGACTCGCGGCATCGAGGAGCGCGACCATGTCCCTGACCTCCCCGCCGGATCCTTCGAGGATGCAGTCCGAGTCGTCTCCTGCGACCGACGAGGCCGAGACGGCGTTCGTCGCCTCGCAGCTGACCGCGGCCGGCTTTCCGGCCGGTTCCGAAGGCGACTTCGTCGTGCTGGCGCGAGTGAGCGCGGGCGAGCTGTTGCAACTCGTCGATGCCGCGCGGGGGTTGCGAGCGACTCTCGGCCGCGCTGGCGACCTCGAGCTCCGCGCCGCTGTCTCTCAGGTCATCGCCGCCCTGCCCCGGGCCGAACGCTGACGGGGAACCGACGCGCGGTCGGGCGGCATGCCGATCGCGCGTCGACCGCCCGTCGCGAGGGAACCCTGGGGCCGGTGGATCGTAGATAGCTCGTGGTGGCTGACTCACGCCGGCGCCCAAGCGCCACGACCATCCTGCTCGCCGCAGGGCTGGCGGCCTGCGCCGTGGCCGCGCTGTCGATCGTCGACCTGCTCCTGCCGCGACCCTACGACGGCGTGCTGCTCGAGGGCGACGCCCCGGGTCAGGTGCGGGTGCGCGACGTCGTCGCCGGGTCCGGTGCGGATCTCGCCGGGATCCGCCCAGGCGACCTGATCGTCGGGATCGACCGCAACCTGCTGCGCTCGACGGTGCACGCCGCCGAGCTGCTGGCCCGGCGGCAGATCGGCGAAGCCGTGCCGTACCTCGTTCGGCGAGCCGAAGGGGTGGAGGAGGTCCGCGTCAAGCTCGGCCGACGCTTCGTGGCCGACCCGTCCTACTTCTTCGCCTGCCTGCTCGGTTTCGCCTTCTTCGGCGTCGGGACGTTCGTCCTCCGACGCCAGCCGCACCTGCGACCGGCACAGGTCTTCTTCCTGCTCTCCGTCCTCTTCCTGACCTTCCTGGTCTGCCGCCTGCGGCCGACGTCCTACAGTTGGATCGACGCCCTCGCGCTCCACTTCGGAACGCTGGCGCTGCTCTTCCTGCCGGCCTGCTTCCTGCACTTCTTCATGATCTTCCCGGAGCCGATCCCGCTGCGACCGCGGGTGGGGCAGCCGGATTTCACCCGCCGCCGCCAGCGGTGGGTCGCGGGACTCGGCGCGATCTACACGCTGCCCCCGCTGGCGTTCGTCGCCTCGATCTGGGTTTCGGTCTCGCGCGGCAAGCCGTTCGCCCTGATCAGCGGGGCTCCCGCGGCGAACTGGTGGATTCTCGCCGGCTACGTCCTGCTCGGTTTCACGGTCCTGGGGCTCAACACGCGGCGACTCTCGAGCCCGCGGCTGCGGCGGGGCGGAACGCTGGTCCTGGTCGGCTCGGTCTTCGGACTGCTGCCTTTCCTCTTCGCCGCCGTGGCGTTTCCCGCGGCGCTGCACCGGGAGCCGTGGCGCTTCGTCGTCCTCGCGCCACTCGCCCTGGTACCGCTGACCTTCGCCGTGGCGATCGCCCGCTTCCAGTTGCTCGACATCCGCCTGGTGCTGCGCAAGAGCCTCGTCTACACCGTTCTCACCGCCGCGCTCTCCGGCTTCTACGCCTTGGCCATCGTCGCGTTCAACGGGATCGCGCAGGGCACGGCGCTCGCCGGCACGGCGTGGTTCCCGCTGCTCTTCGCCCTGGTGATCGTGCTGGCGCTCGAACCGCTGCGCCGCCGCGCGCTCGTCTGGGCCGATCGGCTGGTGTACGCCGGCCGTGTCAGCTTGCAAGACGCGCTGCGGGAGATGGAGCAGGCGCTCTCGGCGCAGGTCGACCTGCAAGGGGTGGTGCGGGATCTGGTGGAGCGTCTGCCGCAGCTTGCCGGACTCCGGTTCGCCGGTCTGTACCTGTTGCGGGAAGGGCGACTGGTGCGGGTCGCCGGTCCGGTCGAGCTGCCCGCCGAGTTGCCCTACCTGCCGGAGTTGCAGGAGCGAGTGGCCGAGCTGCGACGGCTCGTTCACCGCGGCGAGCTCTCGCCGCTCGAAGCTTCCGTCCCGGGTGTCTCCGACCTCTGTCAGCTCCTCGAGCAGAGCGGGGTCGAGCTGTTGGGAGATCTCGCGTCGCCGCGCCGTCGGCTCGGCCTCGTCGTGCTCTCGGATACCGCGGGACAGCTCCGGCTCGACGACCAGGATCTGGTGCTGATCGACCGACTCGTCCGCCAGGCGGCGGTCGCACTGGAGACCGGCCTGCTCCTCGACGAGCGGGCACGCCGGGCCGAGCTCGAGCGCGAGCTGGAGATCGCCGCCGGTGTCCAGGCCCAGCTGTTGCCCGATCGTCTGAAGCTCACCGACGGTTGGCAGGTGGCGGCGCGGTGTCGCCCGGCGCGTCATGTCGGCGGCGACTTCTTCGCCCAACTCCCCGGCCAACGCAACGGCGATCGCGCGGTGGTCTTCGGCGACGTCGCCGGCAAGGGCGTCCCCGGAGCGCTTGTCATGATGGCGGCCCACGAGGCAATGCAGACGCTGGCGCTGACCTACCGCGATCCGGCGACGCTGTTCGATCTGGCCAATCGCCGGCTCTACCGCGTCGGCAGCAAGAAGGGGTTCGTGGCGGTGGGCTATCTCGCCGCCTCGGCCGACGGCGGCGCGCTGGAATACCTGGTCGCCGGTCAACCGGCGCCGCTGGTGCGGCGCTGCGACGGCGAAGTCCTCGAGCTGCCGCTCGCCGAGCACCGCCTGCCGCTCGGAGCGCTGCTCGACGGCGGGTACCAGGCCCGGCTCTGGCCGCTCGGCCCCGGAGACTTGGTGCTCGCCTTCTCCGACGGGGCCACCGACGCACTCTCTCCGGAAGGCGAGCCTTTCGGCAACGCCCGGCTGGCGGCGGCCCTTGCCGCCGCTCCCCGCGATCCTGACGCCGTGCTCGACCAGGTGCTGACCGCCATCACCCGGTTCACTCGCGGCGCCGAACCGTACGACGACATCACACTGGTCGCGGTCACCCGCGACCGGGAGAGCACGCCATGCGCCGAGTCGTCCTGATCCTGGCGGTCCTGCTGGTTGTCGCAGCGGCCGCCCTCCTCGTCCTCCGCGGACCTCGCCGGGAATGGACCACCGATTCCCCCGAGGCATTGGCGGCCTACCAGCGCGGACTCGAGGACCTCATGCGGTACTACCGCGAGGATGCACACCGCGAGTTCGAGCAGGCGCTGGCGCTCGACCCGACCTTCGTGGCCGCCAAGGTCCAATTGATCGACACCTCGTCGAGCTCGAGCGAGCGCAAGCGCCTGATGGGCGAGCTCGGCTCCGCCGACCGCTCGCACCTGACGGGGCGTGAGCGTTTTCTCGTCGAGTATCTGCTCGCCTACCCCGACGATGCCGCGCGAGCCCGGATCCTGGAGCGCTATCTCGGCGACCATCCCCGCGATTCGTGGGCGGTCTTTCTCGCCGCGGGCAACGCCTGGGGACGTCAGGATTGGGCTTCTGCCGAAGAGCTCTATCGCCGCTTGTTGACCAACGACCCGAACTGGGTCATGGCCCACAATCACCTCGGGTACATCGCCATGGCCCAGGGACGGTTCGCCGAGGCCGAGGATCGCTTTCGGACCTACGCCTTCGTCGCGCCCGATCAGGCGAACCCGCACGACTCCCTGGGGGAATTGCTCATCCTGCGCGGACGCTACGACGAGGCCCGCCGGGAGCTCGAAGCCGCGCTCGCCGTGCGGCCGGACTTCTGCGCCTCGTACGGGAACCTCGACCGCCTGGCGATGCTGCAGAACGACCCGGCTGCCACGGAGGCGCTCCTGCCGCGCGTGCAGCAGCACTGCAACGCCGACCTCGCGACGGCGATGCGCTGTCAGCGGGATCGGTGGGTGGCGCTCGCCGCGGGCAAGTTCGACGCCTACTGGACCTCGGTCGACTCGAGCTGCCTCGCCAAGCAGGACTCCGCCGACATCCTGGCCTTCCGTCTGGCGCTCTTCGGCGGACAGCGCGCGCGGGCCGAGGCCCAGCTCGCGAAGCTGCGATCCGACCTCGCGGCGACTCCGGACCGGGCCCGCGCCAAGGCACTCGTGCTCTCCGTTCGCCTCGCCGAGCTGGAAGCGATCCGCGCAGCCTACGATGGTG
This genomic window from Holophagales bacterium contains:
- a CDS encoding phasin family protein, which produces MVKQKSAELPKELKESVNKVWLAGLGALALAEEEGSKLFKSLVKKGEEYEVRGKAEIGKEFGKLKDIVVEVRGKAGRAIEEVSGKVGDKVDDQVTAALARLGVPSKDEIATLTARVEELTTLVEKLKAPKATKSTTRG
- a CDS encoding patatin-like phospholipase family protein — protein: MVEQPTRESGVAHPGIGLALAGGGPEGAIYEIGALRALEEGIEGLDLNGLGVYVGVSAGAFIAANLANRLTPAQMCRAIVKHEPGEHPFVPETFFTPAFGEYLRGGLAVPRLLLESVTDFLAHPGDRTLLDSMTRLSRALPIGLFDNEPIRQYLQKIYAMKGRTDDFRRLAQRLVVVAADLDSGSAVRFGEADQDDVPISRAVQASTALPGLYPPVEIGGRHYVDGVLLKTLHASVALEAGVDLLLCVNPIVPVNTDGVITTGLMGSDQLVSRGLPTVLSQTFRTLIHSRMRVGMATYAQRYAQADVVLIEPAQDDYLMFFTNVFSFSARQQVANHAYQATRRELSRRRDELTPVLARHGLRLREEWLAEPSRDLWRGVGLVSAEGREPSPLGGRLGEALDRLERLVRRRREAQESEGGDEADRRPVGAELEVSS
- a CDS encoding hydroxymethylglutaryl-CoA reductase, producing the protein MLKIPSLILKQLYTFGSLENTAAGVRFAVKNRLSDAALVGVKRIAIDGQEVPVDRIHFELTSGERVAASTLGEGKPLAFALRQVIYVALAGIGPLDKGNHEIAIAVKATPFGDLDFKVNDAIAEEVVRRVAVPLDKENNYSPEIVRARQQFAEQFAGIELRHLPHFSFAPSSTQGNIENFTGVAQVPIGLAGPVKVNGEFAQGEFLVPLATAEGTLVASYNRGIKVLNLSGGVTTTVQADCMQRAPVFVFDSAREARSFLDWIDENMAAIREAAEASSSIAKLLYIDTYLVSKFSYLRFNFATGDAAGQNMVGRATFAACSWILEQPWPKEFVRRFYLESNLATDKKASQINIMRTRGKRVTAEATIPRDVLVQNMRVEPESLAYHAQVANVGAMLSGANNNGCHSPNGITAMFIATGQDVANVAESSAAIVYTELTRQGDLYISITIPSLIVASYGGGTALPTQRECLEMLGCYGRGKVKKLAEIIAAVALAGEISLAAAISSLDWVSSHEKYGRNR
- a CDS encoding adenylosuccinate synthase, which gives rise to MPNLVVVGLQWGDEGKGKVVDLLCPAFDAVVRYQGGHNAGHTVKFGDRHFSLQLIPSGICHPGVQCVLGNGMVVAPDALFLELAKLHDAGVETAGRLHVSSRAHAILPSHARLDQARERQAGGGKIGTTARGIGPAYETKVSRAGVRLGELADPDLEARLRSQLARVDVELQSLGDEPSVGPNRLADLCREWAARLAPLLCDTSSLLLGWIEEGKSLLFEGAQGALLDVDHGTYPFVTSSSATSGGAATGTGVPPTALDGVLGVVKAYTTRVGGGPFVGELQGDEGEFLRSRGNEYGTVTGRPRRCGWFDAVAARYSRRINGAGAVALTKLDVLDRFEQIPICVGYRHRGEVLREFPASLRVQEEAVPVYRVVRGWQQETVGLREWGDLPVAARDYVAILEEELGCPAALVSTGPRREETILRDDPALDRLIGAGRLAVLAARG
- a CDS encoding SpoIIE family protein phosphatase; translated protein: MADSRRRPSATTILLAAGLAACAVAALSIVDLLLPRPYDGVLLEGDAPGQVRVRDVVAGSGADLAGIRPGDLIVGIDRNLLRSTVHAAELLARRQIGEAVPYLVRRAEGVEEVRVKLGRRFVADPSYFFACLLGFAFFGVGTFVLRRQPHLRPAQVFFLLSVLFLTFLVCRLRPTSYSWIDALALHFGTLALLFLPACFLHFFMIFPEPIPLRPRVGQPDFTRRRQRWVAGLGAIYTLPPLAFVASIWVSVSRGKPFALISGAPAANWWILAGYVLLGFTVLGLNTRRLSSPRLRRGGTLVLVGSVFGLLPFLFAAVAFPAALHREPWRFVVLAPLALVPLTFAVAIARFQLLDIRLVLRKSLVYTVLTAALSGFYALAIVAFNGIAQGTALAGTAWFPLLFALVIVLALEPLRRRALVWADRLVYAGRVSLQDALREMEQALSAQVDLQGVVRDLVERLPQLAGLRFAGLYLLREGRLVRVAGPVELPAELPYLPELQERVAELRRLVHRGELSPLEASVPGVSDLCQLLEQSGVELLGDLASPRRRLGLVVLSDTAGQLRLDDQDLVLIDRLVRQAAVALETGLLLDERARRAELERELEIAAGVQAQLLPDRLKLTDGWQVAARCRPARHVGGDFFAQLPGQRNGDRAVVFGDVAGKGVPGALVMMAAHEAMQTLALTYRDPATLFDLANRRLYRVGSKKGFVAVGYLAASADGGALEYLVAGQPAPLVRRCDGEVLELPLAEHRLPLGALLDGGYQARLWPLGPGDLVLAFSDGATDALSPEGEPFGNARLAAALAAAPRDPDAVLDQVLTAITRFTRGAEPYDDITLVAVTRDRESTPCAESS
- a CDS encoding tetratricopeptide repeat protein, with translation MRRVVLILAVLLVVAAAALLVLRGPRREWTTDSPEALAAYQRGLEDLMRYYREDAHREFEQALALDPTFVAAKVQLIDTSSSSSERKRLMGELGSADRSHLTGRERFLVEYLLAYPDDAARARILERYLGDHPRDSWAVFLAAGNAWGRQDWASAEELYRRLLTNDPNWVMAHNHLGYIAMAQGRFAEAEDRFRTYAFVAPDQANPHDSLGELLILRGRYDEARRELEAALAVRPDFCASYGNLDRLAMLQNDPAATEALLPRVQQHCNADLATAMRCQRDRWVALAAGKFDAYWTSVDSSCLAKQDSADILAFRLALFGGQRARAEAQLAKLRSDLAATPDRARAKALVLSVRLAELEAIRAAYDGDDAAAIAKLAEADALAPYWNDSSGGLLKLADRLLQARLRERAGDRAAAAALRAEVAAVNPSLAPLEASALIAIPPRT